From a region of the Helianthus annuus cultivar XRQ/B chromosome 5, HanXRQr2.0-SUNRISE, whole genome shotgun sequence genome:
- the LOC110941912 gene encoding cytochrome P450 CYP82D47, producing the protein MIHCNQIFFMDSVLTLITLVVAYIICVMLFTHLGWIRNGVKKGNKGLGKTLPEPAGSWPIIGHLHLFAGSKVPHRLLGSLADKYGPIFNIKVGVHRFLVVSTSEMAKEFLSTNDIIFASRPKMIAVELLGYNGANFALGPYGPFWLAMNKITALELVPYRRHQMLSHLRVSEVTTSIKNMYKTWTFNKGSSNTVKVDMKQWFRDLIVNILSKMIFGDRFSTGEQKGEQFKKALTRFPDLMGEFVPSDVFPCLRWLDLGGCEKKMKTTAKELDLIMDEWLEEYKMKMNSTPCLERKDQSLMAALLSRVKQEVKEDAYGFSTDAIVKATCLAIYSGGTDATILTLTWALSLLVSNPLELRKAQEEVENYVGRDRIVEESDLKNFVYLQAIVKETMRLYPPVPSLLPRECTEDCVVGGYAVPKGTRLLINSWKIQHDPQIWNNPFEFQPERFLTSNKDIDVKGQHFKLLPFGGGRRICPGLSLAHEDIMLILATIIHAFEFQNPSKEEIDMTEKPEWAIIKATPLELLVAPRLLPDLYQV; encoded by the exons ATGATCCATTGCAACCAAATATTTTTCATGGATTCTGTTCTCACACTCATAACTTTAGTAGTAGCATACATAATTTGTGTTATGCTATTTACTCATCTGGGCTGGATAAGAAATGGAGTTAAAAAAGGTAACAAAGGGTTGGGTAAAACACTACCTGAACCTGCAGGTTCATGGCCAATAATCGGTCACTTGCATCTGTTTGCTGGTTCTAAAGTTCCTCACAGACTGTTGGGCTCTTTGGCTGACAAATATGGACCAATTTTCAACATCAAAGTTGGTGTCCATCGATTTCTAGTTGTGAGCACTTCAGAGATGGCTAAAGAGTTCTTAAGTACCAACGACATAATCTTTGCTAGCCGACCAAAAATGATCGCCGTTGAGCTTTTGGGCTACAACGGTGCTAATTTTGCACTTGGACCATACGGACCATTCTGGCTTGCGATGAACAAGATAACCGCGCTTGAGCTGGTTCCTTACCGTCGGCATCAAATGCTATCACATCTTAGAGTGTCTGAAGTGACTACATCCATAAAAAACATGTATAAAACTTGGACCTTTAATAAAGGGTCTTCCAACACGGTAAAGGTTGACATGAAACAATGGTTTCGTGACTTAATTGTGAACATTCTTTCAAAGATGATATTCGGCGATCGTTTTTCTACTGGAGAACAAAAAGGAGAGCAATTCAAGAAGGCTCTTACGCGGTTTCCAGACCTAATGGGTGAGTTTGTGCCATCAGATGTTTTTCCATGCTTGAGGTGGTTGGATTTAGGAGGGTGCGAGAAGAAGATGAAGACGACAGCAAAAGAGTTGGATCTTATAATGGATGAGTGGTTAGAAGAATACAAAATGAAGATGAATTCTACGCCGTGTTTAGAGAGAAAAGACCAATCCTTGATGGCCGCATTGTTATCGCGAGTTAAACAAGAAGTAAAAGAGGACGCTTATGGCTTCAGCACTGATGCCATAGTGAAAGCTACATGCTTG GCAATTTATTCTGGAGGCACAGACGCGACAATATTAACTCTTACATGGGCTTTATCTTTACTAGTTAGCAACCCTCTAGAGTTAAGAAAAGCTCAAGAAGAGGTGGAGAACTATGTTGGAAGAGATAGAATAGTTGAAGAGTCTGACTTGAAGAACTTTGTCTATCTACAAGCCATTGTAAAAGAAACGATGCGCCTTTATCCACCTGTACCCTCTTTGCTTCCGCGTGAGTGCACAGAAGACTGCGTCGTAGGTGGTTACGCTGTCCCTAAAGGGACGCGGCTTTTGATAAATTCTTGGAAGATTCAACATGATCCTCAAATATGGAATAATCCGTTTGAATTCCAGCCTGAGAGATTCTTGACTAGCAACAAGGATATTGATGTCAAGGGTCAACATTTCAAACTCCTTCCCTTTGGTGGTGGTAGAAGAATTTGTCCAGGATTATCTTTGGCTCATGAAGACATTATGTTGATATTAGCCACCATAATTCATGCATTTGAGTTCCaaaatccatcaaaagaggagatTGACATGACTGAAAAGCCCGAATGGGCAATTATCAAAGCCACACCACTTGAGCTCCTTGTTGCACCACGACTATTGCCAGACTTGTACCAAGTTTAA